The Pseudorca crassidens isolate mPseCra1 chromosome 3, mPseCra1.hap1, whole genome shotgun sequence genome includes the window tataaagtttcagttacacAAGATGAATATGTTTTCGAGATTTGCTGTATACTATTGTGCCTATATGTTACTGTATTGTGCACCTAAAAtcttgttaagagggtagattgCATGTTAAGTGTccttaacacattttttttttcttaaagaaagcaTGCTCTGCAGACCCATCCCCGCTCCTGCCTCACCATAGTGCTCCCAACATGTATCCACTCACATGCGAAGCTGGTGCAAGTCTTTGGGCTTCTCCACTTTGCCTCTGTCGTTGGAGATACATCCTGCTGGgctgctgtggtgggaggggctgagggTTTCTGTTTAGGGGTCTCAGACCCATCCCCAGCTTAACACAGgaagtatgacagtctctgggatCCCTACGCCACTAGGAAAGACACTGACAGCCTTGAGGGACTGCATCCTTGGGGACCAGGATGTCTCACAGTTCATTTGGcagtgttgcaggaagggggaccctttccagggcccgagagtgggctctcgCCTAACagtcggaaatgaattgtccgaggagacacacgtgctgacagagcaagagactttatcgggaaggggcgcccgggtggagagcagcagggtaagggaacccagaggactgctctgccatgtggctcacAGTCTTGGGGTTTTACGGTAATGGGATTCGTTTCCGGGTTGTCtgtggccaatcattctgactcagggtcctccCTAGGCGCATGCGTCGCTCAGCCAAGACggattccagcgagaaggattctgggaggttggtaggacatatggactggcgtctcctctctccttctgacCTTTCTTGAATtctggttggtggtagcttgttagttccgcattccttaccaggacctcctgttgtaagataactcatgcaagtggtgaCTAGGGTTCCTGGCTAGGGCAGGcggtttcagtcagtggttcccctaataGCAGCACAGAACAGAACCCACCCCAGCAGGAAATTCCTGGGAGGACACTCAAGTTTCTCATGCCCCCGCAAGGGTAGATGCTAGATGTACTGGGTTAAATAGTGTCCCCCACAAAATCCATGTCCTTCCTGGGAGTAGCCCAGCTGTAAGGCAAGGAACCCCAAGGATGGCTGGCAACCCCCataagctggaagaggcaaggaaggattcttccctagggcatttggagggagcatggccctactgagaccttgattttggacttctggcctccagaattgggAGACAATAAAAGTGtgttgttttgggcttccctggtggcgcagtggttgagagtccgcctgccgatgcaggggacgcgggttcgtgccccggtccgggaggatcccacatgccgcagagcggctgggcccgtgagccatggccgctgagcctgcgtgtccggaacctgtgctccacaacgggagaggccacaagagtgaggggcccgcgtaccgcaaaaaaaaaaaaaaaaaaagtgtgttgttttaagtcctCCAGTTTGTGACACTTTGTGAGgtcagccctaggaaactaatgcatAGGGTATCCCATGTAACAGGAAGAGGCAAATGGGAAGTCTAGATGGTTCCTCCTTCTCTCTAGGGCTCTGTGGTCTCATCCATACATCCCCACCCATCTTCCTCCTCCCGTCTCTCTCTGCCCATGGGCCCTTCCATGCTTCTCCCTCCCATACACCTTCCAATTCCTAATAAGTTAAGGAATGCCAGGCCCGCCCACATTCCTACCGAGGAGatctgattggcccagcttgAGTCATGTATCCACCCTGACCCAATCAGCTGTGCCAGAGAAGTGGCACCACTTGGTCCCAGGGATGatcaaaattggaaacaaccagTGTAGCCAGACGTTGACCAGTCAGATTTGAAGCTGGCCCCTGGACCACACCCTTCCCCCACCAATCCCAGGGGTGCCCCCAGAGTTAACACTTTGGATGCTAGATCACCAGGGCCATCCTAGGGGTTCAGAGGAAGCATGCAGAAAAAGGGGCGGGGAGTAACAGGCATTTGCCAATTAGCATAGAGGCTAGTTTAATAATTTAATGACCAGTATGGCCACATTCATGGATGTCAGCTCAATGTCAGTTCTGCTCTCTCAGAAGGGATGTGGGGAATGGAACTCTTTGAGAAGAGGTAGAGACGGGTCAGGCAAATGACATTCACCTCCACATCTCCATCTTCATTGCCCATCTCACACCCTCCTGTCTGGCCAGCACAGGCAAAGCTCTCCCACTCTCCCACTTCTGCCTCACCCCCATCCCTCCTAAGTCCCCATCAAGGTCGCCTGCTTTGTGGAGACCTCCCTGTCCACCCCAGCCCCAGAAGCCAAGGTCCAGCTGGTTTCTATGGGccagtgggcagaagatctgcaTGGTGGGGAAATTAGGGGATTTGGGAGAACTGGCCAGGACCGTGggatgctggtaaatgtttaacaaccagctctcaaGGAGTGAAATGAATATCTGTGTTTATTAGCAATTTTACTGGCATAAGTGTATAGCACACAAGCTCCAACAATAAAATATAAGAGACTCTGCACTGCAAATTCCATACAGCCAAAACTGATTCTCACAGAACGCCTTCCTTGATTTTCTCCACTCTTGTACCCAGAGCCAATCTATGCTTGCAAGTGAGAAACAAGTGAGTGGAGGTTGATATTTTCCTTTAGAGACTGAGATGgaacaaaacaataaagatgCATGTTCACCCTTCACTTGCTTTATGATGATGTGAGCAACTTCTTTGCTAAATCAGATAGCGGTTTGAAAACACTAGAGAAAGACTTTCTTGATTTTTTGGGGTGCTAGTCACAATGTAACAGTTACAGGTAAGAACCACTtaagtgtagggacttccctggtggtgcagtggttaagaatccgcctgccattgctaggggacacaggttcgagccctggtccaggaagatcccgcatgccgcggagcaactaagcccgtgtgccacaactactgagcctgtgtgacacaactactaaagcctgcgtgcctagagcccgtgctccacaacaagagaagccaccgtgatgagaaggcCGTGCAGTGTAACGAAGAGCAGCcactgctcaccgcaactagagaaagcccgcgtgcagcaatgaagacccaacgcagccaaagataaatttaaaaataaataaataaaagaaaataattttttaaaaaaagaaccacgTAAGTGTAATCTACGTGTTGAACATCCTTTTCACCTGCACTTTAAGTATAGAcaatcaacaaacaataaatcaAGCCCTGACTTGTAACATTTGCCACTTCCTGTAGTGTAAATGCTCTCACCATGGCCGATTTTAACCCATTATTGACCGGGGATGTATTAATGCCacaggtgttagtttctgcaaaaatcccccgGTCAATAGTGTGTTAAGTTACTAGTGTGGTGACACAGAACACAGAGTTAGCAAGCAGTGTCCTGCAAAATGGCATTATCCAGTATTTCCACCACCAGACACAGTATAGGTAAAACATCTCACGAGCACAGATAATAGTAACACGGGAATAATAAAATCCCTAAGGCACAGGGGAGTTATATAAATCTCAAGATAACTCACATTGTCTGgtatatagtaaatgctcaatatacAGAAGTCATAACATATATAAATACTTTATTATCTAACATCACGTACCACCTCACACGTTCCCATATGCCCCAGTTACACAGGGTCACACACGGTCACAGTGTCAAGCCAGCGTACTAGACCGTCAGCTTGGCAAAAGCTGGGGGGTTTGTCTTGTCCTATTCATGGCTGTGTCCCCAacacctaaaacagtgcctgataAAATTTGCATGAATGAGTAAAGCTCACACAACATAGTTACTTGGACTCCCACAAGCTAGCCCCATGAGTACcatgcggggcggggggagggtacTGGGAATGAGTCTCTATTTCTCACATATTAACATAAATAAGGATGGAGGGGAGGTCTTTTTTATTTGATGTTTCTCTAgccctgcacagtgcctggcacagagcagaagctcaataaatataagTTGAACGGATTAATATAATGTACACTGTCTGAGCTCAGGCTCAGAATAAATACCAAGTGATAGAGGGACCCGGAGAGTCCTGGAAGAGGGGCTCAGCAGCAAGGACCCCGGCCCAGCCCAGTGAGGTAGAGTAGCTAGACCCCATCACCAGGGGCCCCAAGAAAGGAAGGCAAGATTCAGTCTTGGTCCAGAGGGTGGCACCTAGGCCTGGGGGTCACGTCAGCTGTGTCAAGGAGAGTCCAGTGGGGACTTGGGTGTTCACGTGGAAGAGGCCCAAGACCGTGGCGTCCGCTGAGAGCTGCCAGGCGCGAGGTTCCCGGACCGCGAGGTGCAGGTGGACGCTCAGGCGCTGTCCGGCATCCAGGTGCAACAGGCCGCTCCGGAAACCAGCCACTGAGTTCCCCGAGGATGGGGGTGGCAGGTCCAAGGTCAGGGCCAGGGCAGCGGCCCCAGCTTGGAGAGGCCGCAGGTTCAGGGCCACAGAGACAGAGCCGGAGCTGTTGCCGTTGCTGGCCATTGCACGCTTCAGCGCCAAGTGCAAGAAAACATAGTAGACTCCGGCCTGGGCCACCACCACCTCGTGCGTGTGCTTGTCGTAGCTCACACCGGGTGCCAGGGTCACACCTGTCATCCCCCGCTCGCTGCACCAGTGCAGGGGCCCTTCGGTCAGCTGCACTGTGGGAGGAAGACGCAGGGCATGCTTAGCATGGGGGCATCGCTAAGGGTTGAGGTCgcagccctggggaggggaggaggggctctGAGGGAGAGAGGACAAgagggaaaagtggggagggggatatGAGAAAGGTAAGGGGACTCGGAGAGGGTCTCAGAAagaggggggctgggggaggggaaggggggatagaagaaaggaaaggattcCGAGGGAGGGGGAAGACTCTCTGGAAGAGGGAGATAGAGGAAGTGGAGGGGGACAGACTTCCAGgaaccaggaggaggaggaaatgtaATGCCAAAAAggaagaggggggcttccctggtggcgcagtggttgggagtccgcctgccgatgcaggggacacgggttcgtgccctggtccgggaggatcccacatgccgcggagcggctgggcccgtgagccatggccgctgagcctgcgcgtccgcagcctgtgcttcgtaacgggagaggccacaacagtgagaggcccgcgtacggcaaaaaaaaaaaaaaaaaaattaaaaaaaaaaaggatgatggGGGGGATAGGGGGCTCCTAGGAATGGAAGGATGGGGTTTatagagggaggagagggggataGGGGGCAGAGTTAGCATAGAATGAAGGAAAGGACTCAGAGTGGGAgggggggaaagaggaggggggatggagaaggggaaggggggaggaagggggaggttgtgggggaaggaggaaaaatcCTAGAGGAAAcataaagggagggaggagggggtggagggtgaAGGAGGAGGGACTCCAAGGAGAGGACAGGATGGGGAGAAGGTCTCCTTAAGAGAGAAGGCAAGGAGGTGGCAGGAGAGTctggaagggggagggaaaggggtggGAAGAAGAGTCcccagaaaggggaggggagagggggagggtctCCGGAGGAAGGACGAGGAGGGGAGtctggaagggggaggggcagaggaaggaggtagAGAGGAGAGTCTCCAGAAGAGGGGGGAGGAGGGTCTCGGGAAGAGGGAGCGGAAGTGAACGGGAAAGACGGTTtccagaagggaggaagggagacagggctgggaaggaggggTCCGTCTCTCCCAGAGCCCAGTGGGAGAGACCCTACCAGGCTGAGATTTGCGGCATCCAGCCCCAGCTCTGAGAGGGCGGGGTCTGAGGTGGGCACAGATGGGGgtcagaggaggaggaggcccagagaggggctgaCGCGGTTCTAAGAAGGGAGGGGACACTTTTCacagaagggaggggaagagggtcgGATTGGGTCACAGAGGAGGCCTCCCTCTCCTGGGGCTCTCCCTCTTAGTGCACCCTCCCCCTGTCGGGGGGAATCACTCACCTCCGTCGGCCACCACCAGCTGCGCGAACACGCCCTGCCGAGAGAGGACAAACGGAAAGTGGGTGGAGGTCCCCCCTCCCGCACCCGCAGCCCTCTGGAAAGTGGAGTGCCCGGGATCTGCGCGAGTCTTGGGCCTACGCTCCCTTCCCTTCCCGCTGCAAAAGAGCGCGCGCGCTGCCCCAGCCCTACTGTGTGCAAGGACAGAACCCCGAGGACTCaggagggaaaagaggagagagtCCCTCCAGGGGGCTTGGCACTGGGGGGTCTTGAGAGAGAAAGGGGGTACCCCAAGGGTCCGGGAGAAAACCTAGGTTCTCCGCGAGTTACGAAAGAAAGGGGGAGCCCCCTCAGTGGTTCGAGATAAAATGTCCCTCGGGGTCCGCGATGGAGAAAGTGCTCCCCTCTGGGGTCCCGGGATGAGATGGGGTCTCACGGGGGTGCGGGACGAGAAGGGTGCCCCCCGAAGTCCTGGATAAAGAAGCGGTGCCCTCGGAGGTCCAAGAGGGACGATGGGGGTCCCTCCACCATCGGCCTGGGATGCAGAAAGGACCTCGGGGTGGAGGGGGAGCGAATGGAGAAGGGGTCCCGGAACTGGGTAGGGGTCTCTCCCGGGGTCCAGATCGGGCCGCATCTCACCTGCGGAGAGTCGGGGAGGCGGGTGCGGGCGTCGGGCATCAGCTCCAGGCCCTCCGGGAGTCTCGGGCTGCGCGCGGAGCCGGGGACCTGCGATGCAGGAGCCCCGGGCGCGGCCCAGGCGCGCACCAGGCAGGCGGCGCAGGCGGCAGCGAGCAGCAGCAGCGCGGCGCTCAGGGCCCAGGGCAGCGGGTGGCAGGAACGGCCCGAGGGCGCGAGCGGCCGCTGAGCTTCGGGATCCGGGGCGGCGTGGGTGCTGGAGGGCATGGCCGGCTGCGGGCGGCTGCGGTCCGAGGCAGCTGCACCGCGCTTTATATAAAATCCCGAAGCCCCGCTTTCCGGGGTGTGGCCCGTGGGGATCCCAGAGATCCGCCCGGTAGGTTGGTTCCCGCCCGCCCCGCCTCCTCCACGTTCTGTCCGAACTTTCCCTAACTTTCTCTTCCCcgatctctccctctctctctccctccctccctccctccctccctccctctctctctctctctctctctctctctctctctccctccctccaagctCTGCCCCACCGACCCTTTTTCTTCCTAATtatctctcttgtgtctccccgCTTATCTATCTCTGCgcctctctgcttctctgcctctttccccaATTTCTTATCACTCCCTAGCTCCCCAGCAATGGGGCCCCTCCAGGGCTCTCCTAAACCCGGCACATCTTCAGAGGGGTCAGAAGATAGCCAGGCCTCAGCCCCCTTCTCCTGTGGAGCATAAGTCCTCCCAGTGGAACCCTAAGTGCCCTGctcagccctccccctcccctccctcttttgcCCCAGGACCCCTGGACCTTCCCTGGCGTGCCCCCGCCCACCCACCTAGACGCTTCCCATCAGGGGCCCCCTGGACCCCACAAGCAGAAGCCTGGAGAGTCCAGGTGGAGAAATTCCCCTTGTAGGAAAGGGACAGCCTTGAGTGAGGCAGAGGAAACTCAAATTTCCCGTTCGCTCTCCGGTGGTGgtgtgggcgggggcgggggcggggccgggaggaGGACCAGAGAAGCGGTCATAACTCGGCCCCAAAAGAGGAAGCAGCCCTGGACTGAGAGATGGCCAGCCCTAGAAAAGCCCTGGTCTCCCATAGAAGCCCTGCTCTGCTCAGACCAGCCGGCCAACTCCCTAACCCGCTCCAGGATTCACTTTCCCTATAGAAAATGGAAGGGTGGACCGGGCAATTGATCTCAGTCATCCATCAGCCGTCGGGGAAATGGGGGCAGGGAGGTTGGTTCAACCGAACAAGGATCGGATGCCGGCCCTGTATTCAAGCTTGTATTAAGCCTCTCTGGGGAATTACGAGGCGACCACTGTGATGATGCTGGCTCGTGTTGACTCACAGGTGCTGAACGTTTCCGTTTTACCAGCGGTTTATAAAGCACGAGGCCCagaccagcatcacctgggaacttgctagcTCTGCAAATTCTAGCACCTCACCCGAGACCTGCTGACATTCTGGGAGTGGAAGCCCTGCAACCAGTGTCTGAAGGAGCCTTCCAGAAGATTCTGACACTTGCACAAGTTGGAGCATCCACCGCATGGTACCAAGGTTGTTCCTTCACACCTGTTGTCCCCCTGCCTGGAATCTTCTTTCCCCAGATCTGCGGCCAGCTGTCCTTCTGAGTAAAGAGGATGAATTAAGCTCC containing:
- the TNFSF9 gene encoding tumor necrosis factor ligand superfamily member 9, whose translation is MPSSTHAAPDPEAQRPLAPSGRSCHPLPWALSAALLLLAAACAACLVRAWAAPGAPASQVPGSARSPRLPEGLELMPDARTRLPDSPQGVFAQLVVADGVQLTEGPLHWCSERGMTGVTLAPGVSYDKHTHEVVVAQAGVYYVFLHLALKRAMASNGNSSGSVSVALNLRPLQAGAAALALTLDLPPPSSGNSVAGFRSGLLHLDAGQRLSVHLHLAVREPRAWQLSADATVLGLFHVNTQVPTGLSLTQLT